GGGGCTTGATCTTGCATTTGACGATTTACCAATTCCAAGACTGATCGAGTTGACGATTACCAATCCCTCCGATGTCGATTTCATTGGGCTATCTTCCAGACTACAAGCTGAGGTCAAAGGAGCAATTCTCGACAACCATCGTTTCTGGGTTGAACGCCTTCGCTCCATGGCCGAAACCGCCATTCTGATTGGCTTCACAATTTTATTTCTGGTGCTTGCAGCAACGGTACTTACTGTCATCTTCGCCACCCGTTCCGCGATGGCAGGTAATCAGGAAACAATAGCAGTCCTTCATTTTGTTGGAGCCAGCAACCGTTTCATCGCTTCAGAATTCCAACGCAAATTCTTCACTCTTGGTCTGAAAGGCAGTTTGGCAGGTGGGTTGTTTGCTATTTTGACTTTCGTGATTTTCCAGCTTCTGCTTTCCAATGACACTGCAAGTGCAGCGGCCGATCAGATGCAGGCACTTCTGGGCGTAATCGGGCTGGATTTATCAGCCTATCTCGCAACGCTCGGGTTGACATTTGTCATTGCGATTCTCACAGCGATAACAACAAGATTGACGGTGATGAAGACTTTGAGCAAACTGCATTAACATGCGACGATTGCTCAACGATCATGACCGGCTAGAAAAAGACACACTCATCTGGCATGTTTCATGTCATTCTTGGAACAAGGATGAATCACTTAACCGATGGCAGAACGCCTTATCTTGGGGATCCAAAGACAGAAATGTCAGATCACACAACAGCCAGTGCCCCTTTTGCTTCTCCATCCAACCTGTCACCACCCAACGGCAAGACAGGCACTCCTTCTCTTGCGCCCAAAACTCCGGGCAGTCATCGTAATCTCTTGAGATGGCTTTTGGCATTTGCGGTTCTAGGCTTGTGTCTATGTGCCCTGTTGATCTGGGGCTTTTTGCTTTTCGCGTCCAACGCCCTGCAGACCCGCTCAAACCTTCCCGACAAAGCCGATGCAATCGTTGTTGTAACCGGTGGCAAAGGACGACTTGAAGCAGCGGGCTCTTTATTTGCGAAAGGACTTGGCGACAAGTTGCTGATCTCAGGAGTTCATCCCAAATTCAAACTTGGTCATTTACCTAGCAATCTGAAAATCAGTAGTGAGAAACGAAGCTGCTGCATTGAGCTCGACCGCCGTGCTCTGAACACGGTGGCCAATGCAACCCAAACCGCTCAGTGGGCTCAGAAGCATGGTTATGACAATCTGATCGTCGTGACCAGTGCTTACCACATGTCACGTACCATGCTGGAAATGCGACGCGCTTCACCTGATATTACCTTCCAAAGCTATAGTGTACCGCATACAAACAATGAGACATTCAGGCGACGGATAAGCAAACCGGATACACTCAAACTCCTCATCAAGGAATATGGCAAACTCCTTTTGGCCTTTTTCCAGTTAAGCGGCGAGCGTCTGGCGAAATGAGGATGGACACAGCGCCATTTTTCGCACATAACGAGCAAAATCCACGACGATGTGAGGAAATGAAACATGCTGTTTCTCCGCTCCGCCCTGTTTAATACAGCATTTTACCTCAATACGGCCTTTCTGGTAGCGATCTGCATGATCACCTTTGTTCTCCCACGGTACTATATCATTCAAGTCATTCGCTTCTGGGGCACCTCCACCGCTTGGCTGTTTAAAGTCATCGTCGGCGGAACCGTCGAGTTTCGAGGTAAAGAAAATATCCCGGAAGGTGGGATTATCATGGCCTCCAAGCATCAAAGCGCTTGGGAGACTGCTGCTCTCCTTCCTTTGGTCAAAGATCCTGTCTACATTTTCAAACGCGAACTGCAGCATATTCCCTTTTTCGGCTGGTGTTCTATCAAAGCTGGTATGATTCCTATCAACCGTGGTCAGAAATCGAAAGCGCTGAAGCAGATGCTCAAACGCGCCAAGGAAGAAATTGCAGACGACCGCCAAATCATCATCTATCCGGAAGGAACCCGTCGTCCTGTTGATAGCGAACCACAATATAAATTTGGCATCACCTCTATCTATCAAATCCTGAAAGTGCCTTGTGTTCCTGTTGCCCTCAATTCCGGCCTTTTTTGGCCACGCCGCAGCTTCATGCGTTATCCTGGTAAGATGATCGTTCAGATCCTTCCCCCGATTGAACCAGGTCTGAAAGGGCAAGAATTTTTCGACACACTTACGGAGCAGATTGAAAGCACATCCAATGCATTGCTCGCAGAAGCAAGGGAAGAAGACCGCCCCTATCTAGCACCCAAGAGTCAATCATAAAATCAACATATTGTATTTACCTAAAAGCTATACTACATAATGTAGATCTTTCTAAGCTTGATTCGGCTTGATTTATGTTCTATATTTGTTCCGATCGAGATGATGGAATGCAAGAAGCTGGCTAGGAATTTACATGAA
The DNA window shown above is from Cohaesibacter gelatinilyticus and carries:
- a CDS encoding lysophospholipid acyltransferase family protein, producing MLFLRSALFNTAFYLNTAFLVAICMITFVLPRYYIIQVIRFWGTSTAWLFKVIVGGTVEFRGKENIPEGGIIMASKHQSAWETAALLPLVKDPVYIFKRELQHIPFFGWCSIKAGMIPINRGQKSKALKQMLKRAKEEIADDRQIIIYPEGTRRPVDSEPQYKFGITSIYQILKVPCVPVALNSGLFWPRRSFMRYPGKMIVQILPPIEPGLKGQEFFDTLTEQIESTSNALLAEAREEDRPYLAPKSQS
- a CDS encoding cell division protein FtsX, yielding MINTPSNTQNLSQGSGPNLGPNGNIPPMPSASTPPPMPSSEQSGGISHERSSNPFAIGKRPGPIVPKGTIAGHALVLVIAIMSFLAALTVAAVTMISSATRDWQSDIGRGATIQIRQIDGIDIEAQLAKAIEIARASPGIGEATALSIAESSALLEPWLGLDLAFDDLPIPRLIELTITNPSDVDFIGLSSRLQAEVKGAILDNHRFWVERLRSMAETAILIGFTILFLVLAATVLTVIFATRSAMAGNQETIAVLHFVGASNRFIASEFQRKFFTLGLKGSLAGGLFAILTFVIFQLLLSNDTASAAADQMQALLGVIGLDLSAYLATLGLTFVIAILTAITTRLTVMKTLSKLH
- a CDS encoding YdcF family protein, with protein sequence MNHLTDGRTPYLGDPKTEMSDHTTASAPFASPSNLSPPNGKTGTPSLAPKTPGSHRNLLRWLLAFAVLGLCLCALLIWGFLLFASNALQTRSNLPDKADAIVVVTGGKGRLEAAGSLFAKGLGDKLLISGVHPKFKLGHLPSNLKISSEKRSCCIELDRRALNTVANATQTAQWAQKHGYDNLIVVTSAYHMSRTMLEMRRASPDITFQSYSVPHTNNETFRRRISKPDTLKLLIKEYGKLLLAFFQLSGERLAK